One Phalacrocorax aristotelis chromosome 10, bGulAri2.1, whole genome shotgun sequence genomic region harbors:
- the MYH11 gene encoding myosin-11 isoform X3, with protein MAQKALSDDEKFLFVDKNFINNPLAQADWSAKRLVWVPSEKHGFEAASIKEEKGDEVTVELAENGKKVTLSKDDIQKMNPPKFSKVEDMAELTCLNEASVLHNLRERYFSGLIYTYSGLFCVVINPYKQLPIYSEKIIDMYKGKKRHEMPPHIYAIADTAYRSMLQDREDQSILCTGESGAGKTENTKKVIQYLAVVASSHKGKKDTSITQGPSFSYGELEKQLLQANPILEAFGNAKTVKNDNSSRFGKFIRINFDVTGYIVGANIETYLLEKSRAIRQAKDERTFHIFYYLIAGASEQMRNDLLLEGFNNYTFLSNGHVPIPAQQDDEMFQETLEAMTIMGFTEEEQTAILRVVSSVLQLGNIVFKKERNTDQASMPDNTAAQKVCHLMGINVTDFTRSILTPRIKVGRDVVQKAQTKEQADFAIEALAKAQFERLFRWILARVNKALDKTKRQGASFLGILDIAGFEIFEINSFEQLCINYTNEKLQQLFNHTMFILEQEEYQREGIEWNFIDFGLDLQPCIELIERPTNPPGVLALLDEECWFPKATDTSFVEKLCQEQGNHPKFQKPKQLKDKTEFCIMHYAGKVTYNATAWLTKNMDPLNDNVTSLLNQSSDKFVADLWKDVDRIVGLDQMAKMTESSLPSASKTKKGMFRTVGQLYKEQLTKLMTTLRNTNPNFVRCIIPNHEKRAGKLDAHLVLEQLRCNGVLEGIRICRQGFPNRIVFQEFRQRYEILAANAIPKGFMDGKQACILMIKALELDPNLYRIGQSKIFFRTGVLAHLEEERDLKITDVIIAFQAQCRGYLARKAFAKRQQQLTAMKVIQRNCAAYLKLRNWQWWRLFTKVKPLLQVTRQEEEMQAKDEELQKTKERQQKAESELKELELKHTQLCEEKNLLQEQLQAETELYAEAEEMRVRLAAKKQELEEILHEMEARIEEEEERSQQLQAEKKKMQQQMLDLEEQLEEEEAARQKLQLEKVTADGKIKKMEDDILIMEDQNNKLTKERKLLEERISDLTTNLAEEEEKAKNLTKLKNKHESMISELEVRLKKEEKNRQELEKIKRKLEGDSGDLHEQIAELQAQIAELKAQLAKKEEELQAALARLEDETSQKNNALKKIRELESHISDLQEDLESERAARNKAEKQKRDLGEELEALKTELEDTLDTTATQQELRAKREQEVTVLKRALEEETRTHEAQVQEMRQKHTQAVEELTEQLEQFKRAKANLDKTKQTLEKDNADLANEVRSLNQAKQDVEHKKKKLEVQLQELQSKYADGERVRTELNEKVHKLQVEVENVTGLLNEAESKTIKLTKDVATLGSQLQDTQELLQEETRQKLNVSTKLRQLEDEKNSLQEQLDEETEAKQNLERHISTLTIQLSDSKKKLQEYASTVETMEEGKKKLQKEIESLTQQFEEKAASYDKLEKTKNRLQQELDDLVVDLDNQRQLVSNLEKKQKKFDQMLAEEKNISSKYADERDRAEAEAREKETKALSLARALEEALEAKEELERMNKMLKAEMEDLVSSKDDVGKNVHELEKSKRTLEQQVEEMKTQLEELEDELQAAEDAKLRLEVNMQALKGQFERDLQARDEQNEEKRRQLLKQLHEYETELEDERKQRALAAAAKKKLEIDVKDLESQADSANKAREEAIKQLRKLQAQMKDYQRELDDARAAREEIFATARENEKKAKGLEAELIQLQEELAAAERARKQADLEKEEMAEELASATSGRTSLQDEKRRLEARIAQLEEELEEEQGNIEAMGDRMRKAVQQAEQLNNELATERSTAQKNENARQQLERQNKELKSKLQEMEGAVKSKFKATIAALEAKIASLEEQLEQEAREKQAAAKTLRQKDKKLKDALLQVEDERKQAEQYKDQAEKGNTRLKQLKRQLEEAEEESQRINANRRKLQRELDEATESNEALGREVAALKSKLRGTQEPSHD; from the exons aGGTGAATCTGGTGCTGGCAAGACAGAAAATACCAAAAAGGTCATTCAGTACCTGGCTGTTGTTGCTTCATCACATAAGGGCAAAAAGGACACCAGCATCACT CAAGGTCCATCTTTTTCTTAC GGTGAGCTGGAAAAACAGCTTCTACAGGCAAACCCTATTCTTGAAGCTTTTGGAAACGCCAAAACTGTGAAGAATGACAACTCCTCCAGATTC GGCAAATTCATCCGCATCAACTTTGATGTGACAGGCTACATTGTCGGAGCAAACATAGAGACTT ATTTGCTTGAAAAATCCCGTGCTATTCGTCAGGCTAAAGATGAGCGAACATTTCATATCTTTTACTATTTGATTGCTGGAGCTTCTGAACAAATGAGAA atGATCTGCTGCTGGAAGGCTTCAACAATTATACCTTTTTATCTAATGGCCATGTGCCTATCCCTGCTCAACAAGATGATGAGATGTTCCAGGAGACCTTGGAAGCCATGACAATTATGGGCTTTACTGAGGAGGAGCAGACAG CTATACTGAGGGTTGTTTCATCTGTCCTACAACTGGGTAATATTGTCTTCAAGAAGGAGAGAAACACTGATCAAGCTTCTATGCCAGATAATACTG CTGCACAAAAAGTGTGTCACCTGATGGGGATTAACGTGACAGATTTCACAAGATCTATTCTAACCCCAAGAATCAAAGTAGGACGAGATGTTGTGCAGAAAGCTCAGACCAAAGAGCAG gcagaCTTCGCCATAGAGGCTTTGGCCAAGGCACAATTTGAACGTCTTTTCCGTTGGATTCTAGCTCGCGTAAACAAAGCTCTCgataaaacaaaaagacaaggTGCTTCCTTCTTGGGGATCCTTGATATTGCTGGATTTGAGATTTTTGAG atCAATTCCTTTGAGCAGCTGTGCATCAATTACACTAATGAGAAACTTCAGCAGCTTTTCAACCACACAATGTTTATATTGGAGCAAGAGGAATACCAGCGAGAGGGCATTGAATGGAATTTCATTGACTTTGGCCTTGACCTGCAACCTTGCATTGAGCTGATTGAAAGACCA ACCAACCCTCCAGGtgtcctggctctgctggatGAAGAGTGCTGGTTCCCCAAAGCTACGGACACATCCTTTGTTGAGAAACTATGTCAAGAACAAGGCAACCATCCCAAATTCCAGAAGCCCAAGCAACTCAAGGATAAAACCGAGTTCTGTATCATGCACTATGCAGGAAAG GTTACCTACAATGCAACTGCCTGGCTAACAAAGAACATGGATCCGCTGAATGACAATGTGACTTCTCTACTGAACCAGTCTTCAGACAAATTTGTAGCCGACCTTTGGAAAGATG tGGACCGTATAGTTGGGCTGGACCAGATGGCCAAGATGACTGAAAGCTCACTCCCTAGTGCTTCAAAAACCAAGAAAGGCATGTTCCGTACTGTTGGACAACTCTATAAGGAGCAGCTAACCAAACTGATGACCACCTTAAGGAATACCAATCCCAACTTTGTCCGCTGTATCATTCCAAATCATGAAAAACGG GCTGGCAAACTTGATGCCCACTTAGTGCTGGAGCAGTTGCGCTGCAATGGTGTCTTGGAAGGTATTCGTATCTGCCGGCAGGGATTCCCCAACAGGATTGTCTTCCAGGAGTTCCGTCAGCG ATACGAAATTCTTGCTGCAAATGCTATTCCTAAAGGATTCATGGATGGCAAGCAGGCTTGCATACTGATg ATCAAAGCATTAGAACTTGATCCCAACTTGTACAGAATTGGACAGAGTAAAATCTTCTTCAGAACTGGTGTTCTGGCTCacctggaagaagagagagacCTGAAGATCACAGATGTTATTATCGCCTTCCAGGCTCAGTGCCGAGGCTACCTAGCAAGAAA agcCTTTGCCAAGAGACAGCAACAGCTGACTGCAATGAAGGTTATCCAAAGAAATTGTGCTGCTTACCTGAAGCTGAGGAACTGGCAATGGTGGAGACTGTTCACTAAA gTGAAACCACTGCTGCAAGTCACCCGccaggaggaagaaatgcagGCCAAGGATGAAGAACTACAAAAAACTAAGGAAAgacaacaaaaagcagagagTGAATTGAAGGAGCTGGAACTGAAACACACACAG CTTTGTGAAGAGAAGAACCTCCTTCAGGAACAGCTTCAGGCAGAAACTGAACTGTATGCTGAGGCTGAAGAGATGAGAGTCCGTTTAGCTGCTAAGAAACAAGAGCTGGAAGAGATTCTGCATGAAATGGAAGCCAGAattgaggaagaggaggagcgcagccagcagctgcaagcagaaaagaaaaagatgcaacAACAAATGCTG GACCTTGAGGAACagctggaagaagaagaagctgCAAGGCAGAAATTGCAACTTGAAAAAGTAACAGCAGATGGCAagataaagaaaatggaagatgaTATTCTCATAATGGAAGATCAGAATAACAAGCTAACCAAG gaaagaaaactccTTGAGGAAAGAATAAGTGATCTAACAACAAATCTtgcagaagaagaagaaaaagccaaaaatcttacaaagctgaaaaacaaacacgAATCTATGATTTCAGAACTTGAAG TGCgattaaagaaagaagaaaagaacagacaAGAACTGGAGAAAATTAAGAGGAAGTTGGAAGGGGACTCAGGTGATCTACATGAGCAAATTGCAGAGCTCCAGGCACAAATTGCTGAGCTGAAGGCACAACTAGCcaagaaggaggaagagctgcaggctgctctaGCCAG GCTTGAAGATGAAACTAGTCAAAAGAACAATGCCCTCAAGAAGATTCGTGAATTGGAATCTCACATCTCTGATCTCCAGGAAGACTTGGAGTCTGAGAGAGCtgcaagaaacaaagcagaaaaacagaagagagacCTAGGTGAAGAGCTAGAGGCTCTTAAGACAGAGCTTGAAGATACTTTGGATACCACAGCCACCCAGCAAGAGCTCAG GGCAAAGCGTGAACAGGAGGTCACAGTGCTGAAGAGAGCTCTGGAGGAAGAGACTCGAACTCATGAAGCCCAGGTCCAGGAGATGAGGCAAAAGCACACTCAAGCTGTGGAAGAGCTAACCGAGCAGCTGGAACAATTTAAACGG GCTAAAGCAAACTTGGATAAGACCAAACAGACACTAGAGAAAGACAATGCTGATCTGGCTAATGAAGTCAGGAGCCTGAATCAAGCCAAACAAGATGTGGAGCACAAAAAGAAGAAGCTGGAAGTACAGCTGCAAGAGTTACAGTCCAAATATGCTGATGGAGAGCGTGTTCGGACAGAACTCAATGAAAAAGTTCATAAATTACAG GTTGAGGTTGAAAATGTTACTGGTTTGCTCaatgaagcagaaagcaagaCAATCAAATTGACCAAAGATGTTGCAACCTTAGGATCTCAGCTACAAGATACACAG GAGCTGCTTCAGGAAGAAACACGGCAGAAGCTAAATGTGTCTACCAAGCTTCGTCAGTTGGAGGATGAGAAGAACAGCTTGCAAGAGCAGTTGgatgaagaaacagaagcaaaacaaaatctggAGAGACATATTTCAACCCTGACAATACAG CTCTCTGACTCTAAGAAGAAGCTACAGGAATATGCCAGCACAGTAGAAACGAtggaagaaggcaaaaagaaacttcagaaggAAATTGAAAGTCTCACACAACAGTTTGAGGAAAAGGCTGCTTCTTAtgacaaactggaaaaaaccaagaacagactccagcaggagctggatgACCTGGTGGTGGACTTAGACAATCAGCGTCAGCTGGTCTCCAAcctggagaagaaacagaagaagtTTGATCAG ATGTtagctgaagagaaaaacatctcTTCAAAATATGCAGATGAAAGGGACAGAGCAGAAGCTGAagctagagaaaaagaaacaaaggcttTGTCATTGGCCCGAGCACTTGAAGAGGCTTTGGAAGCCAAAGAAGAACTGGAGAGGATGAACAAAATGTTGAAAGCTGAAATGGAAGATCTTGTTAGCTCCAAAGATGATGTTGGCAAGAAT GTCCATGAATTGGAGAAATCTAAACGGACCCTTGAACAGCAAGTAGAAGAGATGAAGACACAATTAGAAGAGCTAGAGGATGAGCTCCAGGCTGCTGAAGATGCCAAACTCAGGTTGGAGGTTAATATGCAGGCCCTGAAAGGCCAGTTTGAAAGAGATTTACAAGCCAGAGATGAACAGAatgaggagaagagaagacaacTCCTTAAACAG CTCCATGAATACGAAACAGAACTGGAAGATGAGCGGAAGCAACGTGccctggcagctgcagccaAAAAGAAGCTGGAGATTGATGTTAAAGATCTAGAAAGCCAAGCTGATTCTGCTAATAAAGCTCGGGAAGAAGCCATCAAACAACTTCGCAAATTACAG GCTCAGATGAAGGACTACCAACGAGAGCTGGATGATGCACGGGCTGccagagaagaaatatttgctacagccagagaaaatgagaagaaagcaaagggcTTGGAAGCAGAACTCATCCAGCTTCAAGAG gagctggctgctgcagagagaGCTCGCAAACAAGCAGATCtagagaaagaagagatggCAGAGGAACTTGCAAGCGCTACTTCTGGAAG GACAAGCCTTCAGGATGAGAAGCGGCGCCTGGAGGCAAGAATTGCCCAGCTAGAGGAAGAGCTAGAAGAGGAGCAAGGCAACATAGAGGCAATGGGTGATCGCATGAGGAAAGCGGTACAGCAG gcagagcagctgaaCAATGAGCTGGCAACAGAGCGCTCAACTGcacagaagaatgaaaatgctCGGCAGCAACTGGAGAGGCAGAACAAAGAGCTGAAGAGTAAGCTGCAGGAGATGGAGGGAGCTGTGAAGTCCAAATTCAAAGCTACAATTGCTGCTCTGGAGGCCAAAATTGCTTCTCTTGAAGAGCAATTGGAACAGGAAGCCAG AGAGAAGCAGGCTGCAGCCAAGACGTTGCGCCAAAAGGACAAGAAGCTGAAGGATGCATTGCTGCAGGTGGAGGATGAGAGAAAGCAAGCGGAGCAGTACAAGGATCAG GCCGAGAAGGGCAACACACGACTCAAGCAACTGAAAAGGCAGCTGGAAGAGGCTGAGGAAGAGTCTCAGCGTATCAACGCAAACCGTAGGAAACTGCAGAGAGAGCTTGATGAGGCTACTGAGAGTAACGAAGCCCTGGGCCGTGAGGTTGCAGCACTGAAGAGCAAGCTCAG AGGGACACAGGAACCTTCGCATGACTAA